The Oryzias melastigma strain HK-1 unplaced genomic scaffold, ASM292280v2 sc01612, whole genome shotgun sequence sequence ttcacattttcacaatagtTTCACATACTTTGAGAAAACGTCTCATTTTGACAGTTAACTTTCTCTatagtttaaaacataaaaacatcagtttaccTGAACATGAAACCTCCAGTCTGTCCTCAGTgtaatcataataaaagacaCAGTGATCAGAAAGTGACTTCCAACAGGAGGAGTCGATCCACCACACATCTTTCCATGTAGAATCTTCTGTGACTTCTTGGAACACAGAAGAACCACAATCCAGCTGTGAACACACTGCAGTTGCTGCTTCATGATTCCAGTTCTCCTCTGATATATAGTCATAAACTGGTCTCCACTCTTTGCTGTAGAACACTTCCAGAACTCCAGCACAGCGGCTGGTCGTTCCCACCAACCTTAAAGGGactggaggaaaacagaaagtgaggtaaaaataaagaagtcatTCTGTTAACAGCACTAAAACTAAAGCTTCTCCTCTACCTGAACAGGTGAGCTCCACAGCTTTACCAGAAGAACAGAACTTCTGAGATGAACTGCTACTTTTACAGTGGAGTAAAGCAGACTCATGACCTTCACAGAGgaactctctgctccactctggaGCCTCTGTTTCTCCATAGAGCGCCCCCTGGAGGAATGAAGGAGCCCCACAGTCCAGCTCCCTACAGACCACCTCTGCATCCTGCTGGTCAAAGTCATCTTCACACACTATGGACCAGGAGTTGTTAGACTTCACCTCCAGCCTGCCTGAAAACCGATTGTCTCCATTCACCAGCCTGATGGATTCTGTGGATCCAGAGGAGAAGATCAAGatcaaggttttaaaaatgtcttctgaaGTCTTTTGCTAACACCtcatggtgtttctgtgtggagatGTTGTTCTTCTAAACAGTTAAACACTGAAGAGAAAACAGTTGTTACCTGAGCAGGTGATGTTTATCTGGACAGAGCTTGAAGAATCGTCCACGTCCACACATTCCCTCCACAAAGACAAACTCTTCATGCAGTCTGGTTTGATCCTCCACACAGGTCTTTCTCCTCTATCACTTTTGAATTCTTCAGAAACAAATGAACCACAGTTCAGCCGATGACAAACAACCTGAAATAACTCTGGGGACCATCCATAAAATAACTGAACAGGTCTCCATTCTTGGTGGTGTTTCAAATGAAGTTCACCAGTGCAACGACTGGCTCCGCCTACCAACATCACCTGATCAGGATCTGAACAAACAAGAGTAAAATAAGAggagaaacctaaaaaaaacactgaacaaaaaaatgtaataaaatataaatacagaaACTAAACCTGCAGATCTACCTGAACAGGTGATCTCCACAGCTTTACCAGGAGGACAGGTCCATCTTGTGAGCTGTGAACTTCTACATTTCAGGAGAGCAGACTCATGACCTTCACAGAGgaactctctgctccactctggaGCCTCTGTTTCTCCATAGAGCGCCCCCTGGAGGACTGAAGTAGCCCCACATCCCAGCTCCCTACAGACCACCTCTGCATCCTGGTGGTCAAAGTCATCTTCACACACTATGGACCAGGAGTTGTTAGACTTCACCTCCAGCCTGCCTGAACACTGATTGTCTCCGTTCACCAGCCTGATGGATTCTGTGGATCCAGAGAAGAAGATCAAGACAGATGCTGGACTGTTCTGGATCCAATCAGAACGGTTTTCATTTCCACAAACTACTTCTGCATTTCTATGGGAGTTTCCCGCTCTGTCTGTTTGTTGATGGTTTTTGGATGTTACTCCCCCATGAGTCAGAAATGAGAATCTCTACATTTCAGTGGATCTTCTGCTGTTCTGGAGCCAGGTCACATGGACAGCAGTGTCAGAACAGCCTCAGACCCATTGAGATGAATGGAGAACTGCTCCAAAAGGCTGTTCTCAGTTGGGCAGAACATTCTGACTGATGGGTTGTTGTGGGTTCAGGACTCACACAAAGACCATCTGAGGGATTCTTTACAAATGCATTTACAGATTAGAGAGAGAAGACTGGAACCACATTGTTCTGTTGGATCAAAGAGAATGTTCTAACCTGGAGAAAGACATTGAAAGAACCATCAATGTTTTTACCTGAACAGGTGATCTCAGTAAAATCCCTGCCAGTCATGAGGTATTTCCGACACTCCATTAAATTAGATCCATCACAGCTACCATCCAGTCCCCAGACATCCTCTCTAGAGTCTTGTC is a genomic window containing:
- the LOC112138841 gene encoding scavenger receptor cysteine-rich type 1 protein M130, whose translation is MKNMGEWRSVGGYNINMKLAESVCKLMDCGSPITVRRRRQDSREDVWGLDGSCDGSNLMECRKYLMTGRDFTEITCSESIRLVNGDNQCSGRLEVKSNNSWSIVCEDDFDHQDAEVVCRELGCGATSVLQGALYGETEAPEWSREFLCEGHESALLKCRSSQLTRWTCPPGKAVEITCSDPDQVMLVGGASRCTGELHLKHHQEWRPVQLFYGWSPELFQVVCHRLNCGSFVSEEFKSDRGERPVWRIKPDCMKSLSLWRECVDVDDSSSSVQINITCSESIRLVNGDNRFSGRLEVKSNNSWSIVCEDDFDQQDAEVVCRELDCGAPSFLQGALYGETEAPEWSREFLCEGHESALLHCKSSSSSQKFCSSGKAVELTCSVPLRLVGTTSRCAGVLEVFYSKEWRPVYDYISEENWNHEAATAVCSQLDCGSSVFQEVTEDSTWKDVWWIDSSCWKSLSDHCVFYYDYTEDRLEVSCSGKLMFLCFKL